Proteins encoded by one window of Immundisolibacter sp.:
- the rpsJ gene encoding 30S ribosomal protein S10 codes for MAGQKIRIRLKSFSHQLIDKSAREIVNTAKRTGSRVHGPIPLPVKIERFTLLRSPHKDKDSRDQFEIRTHKRLMDIIDPTEKTVDALMNLDLAAGVDVHIKLS; via the coding sequence GGCCAAAAGATTCGTATTCGTTTGAAATCCTTCTCGCACCAGTTGATCGACAAATCGGCGCGCGAGATCGTGAATACCGCAAAACGCACTGGCTCACGGGTACACGGGCCGATCCCGTTGCCGGTGAAAATTGAGCGATTCACCCTGCTGCGCTCGCCGCACAAGGACAAGGATTCGCGTGATCAGTTCGAGATTCGCACCCATAAGCGGTTGATGGACATCATCGATCCGACCGAAAAGACCGTTGACGCGCTGATGAACCTCGACCTCGCCGCTGGCGTGGACGTACATATCAAGTTGAGCTGA